In Citrus sinensis cultivar Valencia sweet orange chromosome 2, DVS_A1.0, whole genome shotgun sequence, a single genomic region encodes these proteins:
- the LOC102610837 gene encoding DNA cross-link repair protein SNM1, producing the protein MTDEGLYEFDYRDCESSGLLHDENGFQDNDDDDDDEEEEEEKEESFADDFYRCGTDWSCLLQTERKLKQANLFDMWGLKSNSESEANCLFSPPMKKLKASNGKSTATHLKKIVDRSCPFYKKIPGTPFTVDAFRYGSIKGCSAYFLTHFHYDHYGGLGKRWSHGPIYCSPLTARLVRMCLLVNPSYIHPLELNTEHVIDGVKVTLLEANHCPGAALIHFRLQDGQCYLHTGDFRASRLMQSYPLLVNHRVNVLYLDTTYCNPKYKFPSKEDVLNYVVRLTKNCLKKQPKTLVVVGAYSIGKESVFLAISKALGVKIYANASRRRVLQSFDWPELSGNLCTQGNDTLLHVLPMSSLKFETLKDYLKPYGNQYAAVLAFRPTGWTYSETVGNQLDLIRPLSRGNITIYGVPYSEHSSFTELREFVQFLRPDKIIPTVNVWNAASREKMQSFFREWLSCKKLMI; encoded by the exons ATGACAGACGAAGGATTATATGAATTCGATTATCGTGACTGTGAATCGTCTGGCCTCCTGCACGAcgagaacggctttcaagataatgacgatgacgatgatgatgaagaagaagaagaagagaaagaagagagcTTTGCCGACGATTTCTATCGATGCGGAACCGATTGGTCCTGTTTGTTGCAAACGGAAAGGAAGCTGAAACAAGCTAATCTGTTTGATATGTGGGGGTTGAAGTCAAATTCGGAATCGGAGGCCAATTGCTTGTTTTCACCTCCAATGAAAAAGCTCAAGGCTTCCAATGGAAAATCTACGGCTACCCATTTGAAGAAGATTGTCGATCGCAGTTGCcctttttataaaaagattCCAG GAACACCTTTCACTGTTGATGCATTTCGCTATGGTAGTATCAAAGGATGCTCTGCATATTTTCTTACTCACTTTCACTATGATCACTACGGTGGTCTAGGAAAACGATGGTCGCATGGTCCTATCTATTGCAGCCCTCTCACTGCTCGCCTTGTTAGGATGTGTCTCTTGGTCAATCCATC ATATATCCATCCTTTAGAATTAAATACCGAACACGTTATTGATGGAGTCAAAGTAACATTGCTAGAGGCTAATCACTGCCCAGGTGCAGCTCTGATTCACTTTCGTCTTCAAGATGGACAGTGTTATTTGCATACTGGAGATTTCAGGGCCTCTAGGCTTATGCAATCTTACCCCCTTCTTGTAAATCACAGAGTTAATGTGCTTTACTTGGATACAACTTATTGCAACCCAAAATACAA GTTCCCCTCCAAAGAAGATGTATTAAATTATGTAGTCAGACTTACTAAAAATTGCCTCAAAAAGCAACCTAAAACCCTTGTTGTTGTTGGGGCGTATAGCATTGGAAAAGAAAGTGTTTTTCTCGCTATTTCCAAGGCGTTAGGG GTCAAGATATATGCAAATGCTTCAAGGAGGAGGGTTCTGCAATCTTTTGATTGGCCTGAGCTTTCTGGGAATCTCTGTACCCAGGGAAATGACACCCTTCTCCATGTGCTCCCTATGTCATCACTGAAATTTGAG ACCCTGAAGGACTACTTGAAGCCCTACGGAAATCAGTATGCAGCAGTATTGGCATTTCGGCCAACAG GTTGGACTTACTCTGAGACTGTGGGCAACCAACTGGATCTCATTAGACCCCTTTCCAGAGGCAATATCACAATTTATG GGGTTCCATATAGTGAGCACTCGAGCTTCACGGAATTACGAGAGTTTGTTCAG TTTTTGAGGCCTGACAAGATAATCCCTACCGTGAATGTTTGGAATGCTGCTAGTAGAGAAAAGATGCAGTCCTTTTTCCGGGAATGGCTTTCTTGCAAAAAGTTGATGATTTAA
- the LOC102612526 gene encoding uncharacterized protein LOC102612526, translating to MGEWVIGAFINLVGSIAINFGTNLLKLGHIEREKHSTLDSDGTNGKHSLKPIVHYHSWRVGILVFLLGNCLNFISFGYAAQSLLAALGSVQFVSNIAFSYFVFNKMVTVKVLVATAFIVLGNIFLVSFGNHQSPVYTPEQLAEKYSNITFLVYCLILIFIVAIYHYIYRKGENLLAVSGQDNRYWRMLLPFSYAIVSGAVGSFSVLFAKSLSNLLRLAMSNGYQLHSWFTYSMLLLFFSTAGFWMARLNEGLSLFDAILIVPMFQIAWTSFSICTGFVYFQEYQVFDALRATMFILGTASVFIGISLLAPDESKGGEVKDDSSLVSVMSSSISTEVDRLILPSEDAQSKEPKPFVQGMSMKISDMMAKAKTACSMSLGLGEDSINASAVLVMPMVSSKINGFRGNRFDRAKLFNVKNSGSDWSGISIDEDGAKLLETSAGLPPSPRKIAVQTFYFITMARVVVTQMVMQQKLTKFCHLRQQWRLFFSASSPQQQTEFFDPETCISSIKQCQTLQSLKTLHAFTLRSRFYHHHDLFLVTNLVSQYASLGSISHAFSLFSSVSDSCDLFLWNVMIRAFVDNRQFDRSLQLYAQMRELDINPDKFTFPFVLKACGYLRDIEFGVKVHKDVVDSGYWSDVFVGNSLIAMYGKCGRVDVCRQLFDEMPERNVVTWSSLTGAYAQNGCYEEGLLLFKRMMDEGIRPNRVVILNAMACVRKVSEADDVCRVVVDNGLDLDQSLQNAAMVMYARCGRMDMARRFFEGILNKDLVSWTSMIEAYAQADLPLEALEVYRQMILRRVLPDSVTFLGVIRACSSLASFQQARTVHGIIIHCFLGNQLALDTAVVDLYVKCGSLMHARKVFDRMKQKNVISWSTMISGYGMHGHGREALFLFDQMKALIKPDHITFVSVLSACSHAGLIDEGWECFNSMLRDFGVAPRPEHYACMVDMLGRAGKLNEAREFIERMPIRPDAGVWGSLLGACRIHSNVELAEMAAKALFDLDAENPGRYVILSNIYASSGKRIEANRIRALMKRRGVKKITGHTVIEIKNKVHTFVAGDRSQPQTELTYSELAKLMDRIRREGYTPDLNFALHDVEEETKEKMLYVHSEKLAIVFGLLNSGPGSAIRIKKNLRVCGDCHTATKFISKVTGREIIVRDAHRFHHFKDGTCSCGDYWPKQHQKMESSSLEIKVMFGKDLKAFNFFQKLTLYVLVSIVSDDPAKTLEQKQKHRTPTDKEGNGNPEWNHGMQFDLKGILFHDGSHIFVQFELKHEGVMFGDKTIGEVRVPIKDLISEFNGVVRFVDYEVRNPDGKPNGVLTFSYKVNGMNSAIGTDYPGTTQITGFSIVNDSQRPGYEIQYPQAEYPAYSSPPGGSLYPRLEIETTVMHPAYCTQQDVQYASPGTPHVPQESYYPPPNACYPPPPQPPPPAQPFYPQQPPPPSPMAHGAYYPAPANPYGFSNPWPDAGSQTGDHSYSMPGTWGQSGGHVHSFGHGETSPNGHLYGDYCRSSSWSGR from the exons ATGGGAGAGTGGGTCATTGGAGCGTTCATCAACCTCGTTGGTAGCATCGCCATCAACTTTGGAACTAACCTTCTTAAATTGGGTCACATTGAG AGAGAAAAGCATTCTACGCTAGATAGTGATGGAACAAATGGAAAACATTCGTTGAAGCCTATTGTACACTATCATTCTTGGAGAGTTG GTATTCTAGTTTTCCTTCTTGGTAATTGCCTTAATTTCATTTCCTTTGGATATGCTGCTCAG TCTCTTCTTGCGGCCCTTGGCTCTGTTCAGTTTGTCTCCAACATTGCATTTTCTTACTTCGTGTTCAACAAAATGGTGACTGTCAA GGTACTGGTTGCAACAGCCTTTATTGTTCTTGGGAACATTTTTCTAGTTTCCTTTGGAAATCACCAGTCACCTG TTTACACACCGGAACAGTTGGCAGAAAAATACAGCAACATCACATTCCTTGTTTACTGTCTAATTTTGATCTTTATCGTTGCTATATATCACTACATCTACAG GAAAGGAGAGAATCTACTTGCTGTTTCTGGACAGGACAATAGATATTGGCGTATGCTGCTTCCTTTTTCATATGCCATAGTTTCAGGTGCTGTGGGATCATTCTCAGTGTTGTTTGCAAAATCTCT CTCTAACCTCCTGAGGTTGGCCATGTCTAATGGGTATCAGTTGCACAGTTGGTTCACATACTCGATGCTCCTGTTGTTTTTTAGCACAGCTGGGTTTTGg ATGGCAAGGTTGAATGAAGGACTGTCGCTGTTTGATGCAATCCTTATAGTGCCTATGTTTCAGATTGCTTGGACTTCTTTCTCTATCTGTACAGGATTTGTATACTTTCAAGAGTATCAG GTATTCGATGCATTGAGGGCAACGATGTTCATACTAGGAACGGCATCTGTGTTCATAGGGATTTCTTTGCTTGCGCCTGATGAGTCTAAAG GTGGTGAGGTTAAAGACGATTCATCTTTAGTTTCGGTAATGTCTTCAAGTATTTCAACTGAAGTGGACAG ATTGATCCTGCCATCTGAGGATGCACAAAGTAAAGAGCCAAAACCATTTGTGCAAGGAATGTCGATGAAGATTTCAGATATGATGGCCAAGGCAAAG ACTGCTTGTTCAATGTCATTAGGCCTCGGAGAGGACTCAATCAATGCATCCGCAGTTCTTGTTATGCCTATGGTATCGTCAAAGATAAATGGTTTTAGAGGAAACAGGTTTGACAGGGCTAAGCTTTTCAACGTGAAAAATTCTGGTTCCGATTGGAGTGGCATTTCAATAGATGAAGACGGGGCAAAATTATTAGAAACGAGCGCAGGGCTCCCCCCAAGCCCT agaaaaattgcagttcaaacattttattttattacgaTGGCGCGTGTTGTGGTGACGCAAATGGTCATGCAGCAGAAGCTGACCAAGTTCTGCCATTTGCGCCAGCAGTGGCGTCTCTTCTTCTCAGCATCATCACCGCAGCAGCAGACGGAATTCTTCGACCCAGAGACATGCATTTCATCAATCAAGCAATGCCAAACCCTCCAATCCTTGAAGACCCTTCACGCTTTCACGTTAAGGTCTCGCTTTTACCATCATCACGACCTCTTTCTCGTCACCAACCTCGTCTCCCAGTACGCCTCTCTCGGTTCCATCTCCCACGCTTTCTCGCTCTTCTCTTCCGTCTCCGACTCTTGCGATCTCTTCCTCTGGAACGTCATGATCCGGGCCTTTGTCGATAACCGCCAGTTTGATCGTTCTTTGCAATTGTACGCCCAAATGCGTGAACTAGATATTAATCCTGATAAATTCACGTTCCCTTTTGTTCTCAAGGCCTGTGGATACTTACGGGATATTGAATTTGGTGTTAAGGTTCATAAAGATGTTGTGGACTCTGGGTATTGGTCTGATGTTTTTGTGGGGAATTCTCTTATTGCCATGTATGGAAAGTGTGGGCGTGTTGATGTTTGTCGACaattgtttgatgaaatgccTGAGAGAAATGTGGTTACATGGAGCTCGTTGACTGGTGCTTATGCACAGAATGGTTGTTATGAGGAAGGATTGTTGTTATTTAAGCGGATGATGGATGAGGGGATTAGACCCAACAGGGTTGTTATTTTGAATGCGATGGCGTGCGTTCGTAAAGTTAGTGAGGCTGATGATGTTTGTAGAGTTGTTGTAGATAATGGACTTGATCTTGATCAGTCTTTACAAAATGCTGCAATGGTGATGTACGCGCGATGTGGGAGAATGGATATGGCGAGAAGATTCTTTGAGGGGATTTTGAACAAGGATTTAGTGTCTTGGACATCTATGATTGAGGCTTATGCTCAGGCTGATTTGCCTCTTGAAGCATTGGAGGTATATAGACAGATGATATTGCGAAGGGTCCTCCCTGATTCTGTAACATTTCTTGGTGTGATCCGAGCTTGTTCAAGTTTAGCATCTTTTCAGCAAGCACGTACAGTTCATGGAATCATAATTCATTGTTTCTTAGGGAATCAATTAGCATTAGATACTGCTGTAGTTGATCTATATGTGAAATGCGGAAGCTTGATGCATGCAAGAAAGGTTTTTGATAGGATGAAGCAAAAAAATGTGATCTCATGGAGCACCATGATTTCGGGTTATGGAATGCATGGCCATGGTAGAGAAGCACTCTTCCTCTTTGATCAGATGAAGGCTTTAATAAAGCCAGACCATATCACATTCGTGTCAGTATTGTCAGCCTGCAGCCATGCTGGCTTGATTGACGAAGGATGGGAGTGTTTTAACTCCATGTTAAGAGATTTTGGGGTCGCACCAAGGCCTGAGCATTATGCATGTATGGTCGATATGTTAGGTAGAGCTGGAAAACTAAATGAAGCCCGGGAATTCATTGAAAGGATGCCAATAAGGCCAGATGCTGGTGTCTGGGGCTCACTGTTAGGAGCCTGTAGAATTCATTCAAATGTAGAACTGGCTGAAATGGCAGCAAAGGCCTTGTTTGATCTGGATGCAGAGAACCCCGGTCGATATGTGATCTTGTCCAATATATATGCGTCATCTGGTAAAAGAATAGAGGCTAATAGGATTAGAGCTCTGATGAAGCGGAGGGgtgtgaaaaaaattacaggCCACACAGTTATAGAGATAAAAAACAAAGTCCATACATTTGTAGCTGGAGATAGATCACAGCCTCAAACAGAACTCACCTATTCAGAGTTGGCGAAATTGATGGACAGGATCCGGCGAGAGGGCTACACACCAGATTTGAACTTTGCATTGCATGATGTGGAGGAAGAAACAAAGGAGAAGATGCTGTATGTGCACAGTGAGAAGCTAGCCATCGTTTTTGGGCTTCTAAATTCAGGACCGGGGAGCGCGATTAGGATTAAGAAAAATCTCAGAGTGTGTGGGGATTGTCACACTGCTACCAAGTTCATCTCTAAGGTTACAGGCAGAGAAATCATAGTGAGAGATGCTCATAGATTCCACCATTTTAAGGATGGAACTTGCTCTTGTGGGGATTATTG GCCC AAACAACATCAGAAGATGGAATCAAGCTCCTTAGAAATCAAAGTAATGTTTGGGAAGGATCTGAAAGCATTCAATTTCTTTCAGAAACTCACGCTCTATGTTCTGGTTTCGATAGTCAGCGATGATCCTGCTAAAACGTTGGAGCAGAAGCAGAAACACAGGACTCCTACAGACAAAGAGGGAAATGGGAATCCGGAATGGAATCATGGGATGCAATTTGATTTGAAGGGAATCCTATTTCACGATGGTAGTCACATATTCGTTCAATTCGAATTGAAACACGAAGGAGTGATGTTTGGGGACAAAACCATTGGTGAAGTTCGTGTTCCAATCAAAGATCTTATCTCAGAGTTCAATGGAGTTGTCAGATTTGTTGACTATGAAGTCCGGAATCCCGACGGTAAACCCAATGGGGTATTGACTTTTTCTTATAAGGTAAATGGAATGAATTCAGCTATAGGCACTGATTATCCAGGAACCACCCAGATCACAGGCTTCTCAATAGTTAATGATTCACAGCGGCCAGGGTATGAGATTCAGTATCCGCAAGCAGAGTATCCTGCTTATAGCTCACCACCAGGAGGATCTCTTTATCCGCGGCTGGAAATTGAGACTACAGTAATGCACCCAGCGTACTGCACACAACAAGATGTTCAATATGCATCACCTGGAACGCCACATGTACCACAAGAAAGTTATTATCCCCCACCAAATGCCTGTTATCCACCACCACCACAACCTCCACCTCCAGCACAGCCATTTTATCCGCAACAACCGCCTCCGCCATCACCAATGGCACATGGGGCGTATTACCCTGCTCCTGCAAATCCATATGGGTTCAGTAATCCTTGGCCAGATGCTGGATCTCAGACGGGTGATCATAGTTACAGCATGCCAGGGACTTGGGGTCAATCTGGTGGACATGTACATTCATTTGGCCACGGAGAGACGTCACCAAATGGCCACCTTTATGGTGATTATTGCCGTTCATCTTCTTGGAGTGGGAGGTGA
- the LOC102612020 gene encoding uncharacterized protein LOC102612020: protein MKNKASGFLKKIITVVTAMAKAKSLALKTKTRDIRTRLIIFSLLRNKKILMSSVSEKLRALMGQQDHHHYHHSKKKDEDEDDEVEEESKAIVVHDNDAVYSSVHESLPNPTHTEVADDFENQEEECGENDENKYPDLTHTLSDDMELENGGRGGSVIDLVKKSKPQGEEFRLEDEIDHLADLFIQRFHRQILMQKQLSFKRYQDMLDRSA from the coding sequence ATGAAGAACAAGGCTTCAGGGTTCTTGAAGAAGATAATAACGGTGGTAACGGCAATGGCGAAGGCGAAAAGCCTAGCTCTGAAGACCAAGACTAGGGACATAAGGACTCGTTTGATCATATTCTCGTTGCTTCGAAACAAAAAGATCCTGATGAGCTCTGTTTCTGAGAAGCTCCGGGCTCTGATGGGCCAGcaagatcatcatcattatcatcacagcaagaagaaagatgaagatgaagacgaTGAAGTAGAAGAAGAAAGCAAGGCGATTGTAGTACATGACAACGACGCCGTGTACTCATCAGTACACGAGTCACTTCCCAACCCAACTCACACGGAAGTTgctgatgattttgagaaCCAAGAGGAAGAATGCGGTGAGAATGACGAGAATAAGTATCCGGACTTAACGCACACGTTGTCTGATGATATGGAGCTGGAGAACGGGGGAAGAGGAGGGTCTGTGATTGATTTGGTGAAGAAATCGAAACCACAGGGGGAAGAGTTCAGATTGGAAGATGAAATAGACCACCTTGCTGACTTGTTCATCCAGCGGTTTCATCGTCAGATATTGATGCAGAAGCAACTCTCCTTCAAGAGGTACCAAGATATGCTCGACAGAAGCGcttaa
- the LOC102611730 gene encoding uncharacterized protein LOC102611730, which yields MEVHSNVNSVIAKRLWNVVRITFFMVRKGLVSKRKLLMDMNLMMKRGKLLRKSLSNLMSHHHHHHHHHSKHVTRGSFGIQEYEFSCSNSPNPVFFHVSKRKHHYFPCINPPEVIEEEEEYEVEPKAVALVPKTPEYTFNFRFDTADLAPGEKRSSPLRSPFSVRVSNYSSEDENDTGNQHVDDDAEEFIRRFYEQLRSQRRMQLLQ from the coding sequence ATGGAGGTACATTCTAATGTAAACTCAGTCATAGCCAAGAGGCTATGGAATGTTGTGAGGATCACTTTCTTTATGGTAAGAAAGGGACTGGTGTCAAAGAGAAAGTTGTTAATGGAcatgaatttgatgatgaagagagGCAAGTTGCTTAGAAAATCTTTGAGCAATCTCATGtctcaccaccaccaccaccaccaccaccattcTAAGCACGTGACACGTGGCAGCTTCGGCATACAGGAGTATGAGTTCTCTTGCAGCAATAGCCCTAATCCTGTTTTTTTCCACGTGTCAAAGCGCAAACACCATTACTTTCCGTGCATCAACCCTCCTGAAGTCattgaagaggaagaagaataTGAAGTGGAGCCCAAGGCAGTTGCCTTGGTGCCCAAGACACCCGAATACACATTCAACTTCCGATTTGACACCGCCGATTTAGCCCCCGGAGAGAAGCGGAGTAGCCCACTTCGCTCTCCGTTCTCTGTGAGGGTGTCTAATTATTCATCGGAAGATGAGAATGATACCGGAAACCAgcatgttgatgatgatgctgaGGAGTTCATTAGAAGGTTTTATGAGCAATTAAGGAGTCAAAGGCGTATGCAGCTATTGCAGTGA